From Ipomoea triloba cultivar NCNSP0323 chromosome 5, ASM357664v1, the proteins below share one genomic window:
- the LOC116019974 gene encoding scarecrow-like protein 9, which yields MANEGVCEILVDRNEEMGNLNSEAPLPQSHQRLLNEDGGYEHYDLRDQMLKWINQMLMEDNAEEKAYMLRQSAALKDAERSFYELIGEEYPPSPNLQRVPDLDRNENYGGSSYYGLGDNGNDDSLCPNRDPYPREHQTTSDHVPVNVASNTITIPDISNCTESVEKGVREASSFLPTRNSLLVDGIGAEKNTGNQDTLEGRRGTKNTLREDMHLAEGRSYKQSAIYAEPSIKQEEFDKVLLYSGEDESSLCHSLRGVLCESATGNDDSKGSNRKKKPGSERTVVDLRSLLTLCAQAIAVEDIRTANDYLKRIRQHSSQTGDDMQRLAHYFADGLEARIAGSGTRIYKALMKYPRYAARALKAFQLYCSSCPFLKISYLFSNKTITTLAQNASSLHIIDFGIGTLFGFQWPCLIQHLSSRPGGPPKLRITGIDFPQSGFRPAEKAEGTGRLLSYYAEKFNVPFEFNAIAKQWETITVDDLKIIEGEVLVVNCIYQLRKLLDDTVVVNSLSPRDTVLKLIHELHPDVFIHGILNSACNSPLFTSRFRAALSHYSAVFDMLEVTIPREVHERMLIESYIFGQQAMNAIACEDTERVERPETYKMWQTRNTRAGFLQLPLNREIVKMSMHMLKRYHKEFVIDEDGHWLLLGWKGRAIFALSSWKPA from the coding sequence ATGGCGAATGAGGGAGTTTGTGAGATATTGGTGGATCGGAACGAAGAAATGGGAAATCTAAATAGTGAAGCCCCACTGCCTCAATCCCATCAGAGGTTATTGAATGAAGATGGTGGATATGAACATTATGATCTTAGGGATCAAATGCTCAAGTGGATTAATCAGATGCTAATGGAAGATAACGCGGAAGAGAAGGCCTACATGCTTCGACAGTCTGCTGCCCTTAAAGATGCAGAAAGATCATTTTACGAGCTTATTGGGGAGGAGTACCCGCCATCCCCGAATCTTCAAAGAGTTCCTGATTTGGATCGAAATGAAAACTATGGTGGTAGTAGTTATTATGGATTGGGAGACAATGGTAACGATGATTCTTTATGTCCTAACAGGGATCCCTATCCCCGGGAGCATCAAACTACTAGTGACCATGTTCCTGTCAATGTTGCTTCGAATACAATTACAATTCCTGATATATCCAATTGTACTGAATCTGTTGAGAAAGGGGTTAGGGAAGCGAGTTCGTTCCTTCCTACTCGCAATAGCTTGCTTGTTGATGGGATTGGGGCTGAGAAGAATACTGGGAATCAGGACACCCTTGAAGGGCGAAGAGGAACGAAAAATACTCTTCGTGAAGATATGCATTTGGCAGAAGGGAGAAGTTACAAGCAATCAGCAATTTATGCTGAACCAAGCATTAAGCAAGAAGAGTTTGACAAGGTGTTATTATACAGTGGAGAGGACGAATCCAGTCTTTGTCATTCCTTGCGGGGCGTTTTGTGTGAAAGTGCAACAGGCAATGATGATTCGAAGGGTTCTAATAGGAAGAAGAAACCGGGGTCTGAACGAACTGTGGTAGACTTGCGATCTCTCTTGACGCTTTGTGCACAAGCTATAGCCGTCGAGGACATAAGGACTGCCAACGATTATTTGAAGCGTATCAGACAGCATTCGTCTCAAACCGGAGACGATATGCAGAGGCTGGCGCATTATTTTGCTGACGGTCTCGAGGCAAGGATAGCGGGATCTGGGACGAGAATATATAAAGCACTGATGAAATATCCTAGGTATGCTGCTAGGGCCTTGAAAGCTTTCCAGCTCTATTGTTCTTCCTGTCCATTTCTGAAGATCTCGTATTTGTTCTCAAACAAGACCATCACAACTCTAGCCCAGAACGCCTCATCACTGCACATTATCGATTTTGGGATTGGTACTCTTTTCGGCTTTCAATGGCCTTGCTTAATACAGCATCTCTCGTCTAGGCCCGGTGGACCTCCCAAGCTTCGTATAACCGGGATTGATTTTCCACAGTCAGGTTTTCGGCCAGCAGAGAAGGCTGAGGGGACAGGGCGGCTTTTATCTTATTATGCTGAGAAGTTCAATGTCCCATTCGAGTTTAATGCTATAGCAAAGCAGTGGGAAACAATTACAGTTGATGATCTGAAGATCATCGAGGGCGAGGTGCTTGTAGTGAACTGTATATATCAACTTAGGAAACTTCTCGATGATACAGTGGTTGTAAACAGCCTCAGTCCGAGGGATACTGTTCTGAAACTAATCCACGAGCTCCATCCGGATGTTTTCATACACGGGATTCTCAACAGTGCTTGTAATTCCCCCTTATTTACATCGAGATTTCGAGCAGCTCTGTCTCATTACTCAGCTGTGTTCGATATGCTTGAGGTCACTATTCCCCGCGAAGTTCATGAGAGGATGCTGATCGAAAGCTACATATTTGGTCAGCAAGCCATGAACGCGATTGCATGTGAAGACACTGAGAGGGTCGAGAGGCCAGAAACGTACAAGATGTGGCAGACCAGGAACACGAGGGCTGGATTTCTTCAGCTTCCTTTGAACCGGGAGATCGTGAAGATGTCGATGCATATGTTGAAGCGATACCACAAGGAGTTCGTGATCGATGAAGATGGACACTGGCTGCTTCTGGGATGGAAGGGGCGCGCCATATTCGCGCTTTCGTCGTGGAAACCAGCTTAG